In Clostridia bacterium, a single window of DNA contains:
- a CDS encoding PadR family transcriptional regulator: MGAKLSSDLLRGHTDTIVLGILMKGDNYGYQIHKTILEKTGEEFELKEATLYSSYRRLEQGGYIVSYWGDESQGGRRKYYRITEKGKELYRQNKADWEFAKRILNKLLEEE; the protein is encoded by the coding sequence ATGGGTGCCAAACTGTCGTCGGATCTTTTGCGAGGTCACACGGACACCATTGTACTGGGCATCTTAATGAAAGGGGACAATTACGGCTATCAAATTCACAAGACCATTCTCGAAAAAACCGGCGAGGAATTCGAGCTCAAGGAGGCCACCCTGTATTCCAGCTACCGGCGTCTCGAACAGGGAGGATATATTGTCTCCTACTGGGGCGACGAGAGCCAGGGGGGCCGGCGCAAGTACTACCGGATTACGGAAAAAGGGAAAGAGCTGTATCGCCAGAACAAAGCCGACTGGGAGTTTGCCAAGCGGATCCTGAATAAACTGCTGGAGGAGGAATGA
- a CDS encoding winged helix-turn-helix transcriptional regulator — MALGLTCKALADPTRRKIIRLLRDRDMTAGEIAEYFSISKPSISHHLSILKQAGLILDERKGQNIVYSLNTSVMEELIGWLMSIMQKEGGEQDERNND; from the coding sequence GTGGCTTTAGGCTTGACTTGTAAGGCTTTGGCGGATCCGACCCGCCGGAAAATCATCCGGCTGCTGCGGGATAGGGATATGACGGCCGGGGAAATCGCGGAGTACTTTTCCATTTCCAAGCCGAGCATTTCCCATCATTTAAGTATCCTCAAACAGGCGGGACTCATTTTAGATGAGCGGAAAGGGCAGAATATTGTCTACTCCCTGAACACCAGCGTCATGGAAGAACTCATCGGCTGGCTGATGAGCATCATGCAAAAAGAAGGAGGCGAAC